The Sylvia atricapilla isolate bSylAtr1 chromosome 12, bSylAtr1.pri, whole genome shotgun sequence genome has a segment encoding these proteins:
- the PSMD7 gene encoding 26S proteasome non-ATPase regulatory subunit 7, with protein sequence MPELAVDRVVVHPLVLLSVVDHFNRIGKVGNQKRVVGVLLGSWQKKILDVSNSFAVPFDEDDKDDTVWFLDHDYLENMYGMFKKVNARERIVGWYHTGPKLHKNDIAINELMKRYCPNSVLVIIDVKPKDLGLPTEAYISVEEVHDDGTPTSKTFEHVTSEIGAEEAEEVGVEHLLRDIKDTTVGTLSQRITNQVHGLKGLNSKLLDVRSYLEKVALGKLPINHQIIYHLQDVFNLLPDVNLQEFVKAFYLKTNDQMVVVYLASLIRSVVALHNLINNKIANRDAEKKEGQEKEESKKERKDEKEKDKEKSDGKKEEKKEKK encoded by the exons ATGCCGGAGCTGGCCGTGGACAGGGTGGTCGTGCACCCGCTGGTGCTGCTCAGCGTCGTCGATCACTTCAACAG AATAGGAAAAGTGGGAAATCAGAAGCGAGTGGTTGGagtgctgctgggctcctggcagAAGAAGATCCTGGATGTGTCCAACAGTTTTGCAG ttcCCTTTGATGAGGATGACAAGGATGATACCGTGTGGTTCCTGGACCACGACTATCTGGAGAACATGTATGGAATGTTTAAAAAGGTTAATG CCAGAGAAAGAATCGTGGGCTGGTACCACACGGGCCCCAAGCTGCACAAGAACGACATCGCCATCAACGAACTGATGAAGAGATACTGCCCCAACTCT GTGCTGGTGATCATTGACGTGAAGCCAAAGGACCTGGGGCTGCCCACAGAAGCCTACATCTCCGTGGAGGAGGTTCATGAC GATGGCACCCCCACCTCCAAGACCTTTGAGCACGTGACGAGCGAGATCGGGGCCGAGGAGGCCGAGGAAGTGGGTGTGGAGCACCTGCTGAG GGACATCAAGGACACCACGGTGGGCACGCTGTCCCAGCGCATCACAAACCAGGTCCATGGCCTGAAGGGACTCAACTCCAAGCTTCTGGACGTCAGGAGCTACCTGGAGAAAGTAGCCCTGGGCAAACTCCCCATCAACCACCAGATCATCTACCACCTCCAGGACGTCTTCAACCTGCTCCCAGACGTGAACCTGCAGGAGTTTGTCAAGGCCTTCTACCTGAAGACCAACGACCAGATGGTGGTGGTGTACCTGGCCTCGCTCATCCGCTCCGTCGTGGCCCTGCACAACCTCATCAACAACAAGATTGCCAACAGGGACGCGGAGAagaaggaagggcaggagaaagaagaaagtaaaaaggagaggaaagacGAGAAGGAGAAGGACAAGGAGAAGAGCGATGgcaagaaagaggagaaaaaggagaaaaagtaa
- the WWP2 gene encoding NEDD4-like E3 ubiquitin-protein ligase WWP2 isoform X5, which produces MQHFSQRFLYQSSGAPSDNDPLGPLPPGWEKRQDNGRVYYVNHNTRTTQWEDPRTQGRMIQEPPLPPGWEMKYTNESVRYFVDHNTRTTTFKDPRPGFESGSKHGGSPGAYDRSFRWKYHQFRFLCHSNALPSHVKISVSRQTLFEDSFQQIMNMKPYDLRRRLYIIMRGEEGLDYGGIAREWFFLLSHEVLNPMYCLFEYAGKNNYCLQINPASSINPDHLTYFRFIGRFIAMALYHGKFIDTGFTLPFYKRMLNKRPTLKDLESIDPEFYNSIVWTKENSLEECGLELYFIQDMEILGKVTTHELKEGGESIRVTEENKEEYIMLLTDWRFTRGVEEQTKAFLDGFNEVVPLEWLRYFDEKELELMLCGMQEIDMNDWQKNTIYRHYTKNSKQIQWFWQVVKEMDNEKRIRLLQFVTGTCRLPVGGFAELIGSNGPQKFCIDKVGKETWLPRSHTCFNRLDLPPYKSYEQLKEKLLYAIEETEGFGQE; this is translated from the exons AGAAGAGACAGGACAATGGGCGAGTGTATTACGTGAACCACAACACCCGCACCACGCAGTGGGAAGACCCTCGCACGCAGGG CAGGATGATCCAGGAGCCGCCACTGCCGCCGGGCTGGGAGATGAAGTACACCAACGAGAGCGTGCGGTACTTCGTGGACCACAACACCCGCACCACCACCTTCAAGGACCCGCGCCCGGGCTTCGAGTCTGG GAGCAAGCACGGCGGCTCCCCGGGCGCCTACGACCGGAGCTTTCGCTGGAAGTACCACCAGTTCCGCTTCCTCTGCCAC TCTAACGCGCTGCCCAGCCACGTGAAGATCAGCGTCTCTCGGCAGACGCTCTTCGAGGACTCCTTCCAGCAG ATCATGAACATGAAGCCGTACGACCTGCGGCGCCGCCTCTACATCATCATGCGAGGGGAGGAGGGCCTGGACTACGGTGGCATTGCCAG GGAGTGGTTCTTCCTCCTGTCCCACGAGGTGCTCAACCCCATGTACTGCCTCTTCGAGTACGCGGGCAAGAACAACTACTGCCTGCAGATCAACCCCGCCTCGTCCATCAACCCCGACCACCTCACCTACTTCCGCTTCATCGGCCGCTTCATCGCCATG gcCCTGTACCACGGGAAGTTCATCGACACGGGCTTCACGCTGCCCTTCTACAAACGGATGCTGAACAAGCGCCCGACGCTGAAGGACCTGGAGTCCATCGACCCCGAGTTCTACAACTCCATCGTCTGGACCAA GGAGAACAGCCTGGAGGAGTGCGGCCTGGAGCTGTACTTCATCCAGGACATGGAGATCCTGGGCAAGGTGACCACCCACGAGCTGAAGGAGGGCGGTGAGAGCATCCGTGTGACGGAGGAGAACAAGGAGGAGTACATCAT gctgctgacAGACTGGAGGTTCACACGGGGCGTGGAGGAGCAGACCAAGGCGTTCCTGGACGGCTTCAACGAGGTGGTGCCGCTGGAGTGGCTGCGCTACTTCGatgagaaggagctggag ctgatGCTGTGCGGGATGCAGGAGATCGACATGAACGACTGGCAGAAAAATACCATCTACAGGCACTACACCAAGAACAGCAAACAGATCCAGTGGTTCTGGCAG gTGGTGAAGGAGATGGACAACGAGAAGAGGATCCGGCTGCTGCAGTTTGTGACGGGGACGTGCCGCCTGCCCGTCGGGGGCTTTGCCGAGCTCATCG GCAGCAACGGCCCCCAGAAGTTCTGCATCGATAAAGTTGGCAAAGAGACGTGGCTGCCGCGGAGCCACACGTG cttCAACCGCCTGGACCTCCCTCCCTACAAGAGCTACGAACAGCTGAAGGAGAAGCTGCTTTACGCCATCGAGGAGACGGAAGGCTTCGGACAGGAGTGA